AAGATCCAGGCCAAGGGTGAGGAGGCTCTTTGTGTATTTATAAAGCAGTAGTGGACAGCAGACTGCTTTCATTTGTGCATCTGAGTTCACttaggactgtgtgtgtgtgtgtgtgtgtgtgtgtgtgtgtgtgtgtaggtggtctggaTGAGGCTCTGTATAACGTGATTGCGATGGCCCGTGAGCAGGAGATCCCATTTGTTTTCGCTCTGGGGCGTAAAGCCCTCGGCCGCTGCGTTAACAAACTTGTCCCCGTCAGCGTGGTCGGGATCTTCAACTTTTCTGGagcagaggtacacacacacacacacacacacacacgtacacacacacacacacgtacacaccacCCACTGTTGGTTGCAGTCTTTTCCACATTTAGTAAGAACACCCCttcttatctttctttctcttgtattcttctcctcctccttcttctcctcctccttcttcttcttcttcttcttcttcttcttcttctactttttctccttctcctcctccttcttcttctcctcctcctcctcctcctccttcttcttcttctacttctccttcttcttcttctccttatcccttcttcttctctttcctctttgagtaataatattttttccttcttctttgcatgtgtttgcatgtttgttATCAGGCTTTGTTTAACCGCCTGGTGTCTCTGACGGAGGAGGCTCGCAGGGCGTATAAGGAGATGGTGTGTGCTCTGGAGCAGGAGCAGGCTGAGGAAGCTCTGAAGAACGTTAAGAAAGTTCCACATCATATGGGTCACTCGCGCAATCCTTCAGCTGCCTCGGCCATTTCCTTTTGCAGTGTCATCTCAGAACCCATCTCTGAGGTCAATGAGAAGGAGTACGGTacgcctgacacacacacacacacacacacacacacacacacacacacaccatgtagtctacactacacatcattgGTTAATTGTGACACTCACTTCACTTACTTTGCGTACATGTGTAtgttaataagtgtgtgtgtgtgtgtgtatgtagagacCAACTGGAGGACAATGGTGGAGAACTCTGATGCTTTAGAACCTCTGGAGAATGAGTTTAACAGACCAAGTGTGAGTAAAGACACAGAGGGAAGCACAGACGGCGCACTGACCGCGTCCCAGACCACCTTGTCCACCTCGTCCTGTAAGGAGGAAGGGCGCACAGAGGACGGACTGGAGCGAGCCTCTCAGCAGAGCACAGAGACGGGGTCTCTGGATGGGAGCTGCAGGGGTCCCACCACCTCCTACTCGTCCATCACCAGTGCCAGCAGCATCACACTGGTCCCCGGTGCGCTGGGCGAGGACGAAGAGGAGGACGAGGACGAAgacgaggatgaggaggatgagtaCACACCCGAACCTATCCTGGTGGAGGTTCCTCCTTTGAGCAGCATGATTGAGACATGGGTGAGCACCACGCTGGAGAACCTGCAGCTCTCTGGGAAGACACacggtgaggaggaggaggaggaagaggagctggAGGGGGAGGAGccggagaaggaggaagaggaggaagaagataTCAGaggagtgagtgatgaagaggatgagCTCGGGTCTTCTGTGGAGGATAAGCAGATTGAGAAAAACTCTGaatgagacacacatacacacacacatatacacacacttcctgctatATCAACCACAACAATCTCAGGAAACTGACGGGGacggaccacacacacacacacacaaagctccaTCTCCGTCCATACTTGAATGAATTACACTCCTTACTCcgtgtgtgtattgatgatgatgatgatgatgattattgatgaacagctaaacacacacacacacacacacacactgctttctgCTCACGCATTAAGGGATTATTTCTCCTTTATTTATTCTCAGAATCAACAACAgtgtctttattattattattattatcatcattattgaACCCTCTCCagctcgacacacacacacacacacacacacgtgtttattgttataattGTTAGTTTAAAATTAGTCATGACAGATTATTGTGGTGTATAAAAGCtcgactctgattggttaaaatcCTCATTGTTTCTCCGCGTGCGTCACATCATGCCCGaacgtgtgcgcgcgtgcgtgtgtgtgcgtgtgtgtgtgtgcgcctgcgTGTGTGCGACTAAACCGAACGAGCGATCCGTGTAAATAGCGTGTAAAGGTTGTTTCTAATAAACGATGCGCTTCTTATTTATCGTGTTTAAATAACGATGGAACAAAATGGACATTTTCTGGTTGTTGGTTTTAAATCCTGTGTTTTTCTCCTGTCCCTGGACGTGTGCTGATAAATCACAATAATCACTCTGTATCTTGCCATATTAGCACTTTTTAGCCGTTTTGAATAATGCAGCTAGCTACCTAGTTCTTCATGTTCTGCTAGATATATGTGATCACGAATCACTCCGTTTATTCAGCATTAGCCACAGTCATCATGCTTAACTTACTGAATCATTAGCCCgctgttagctagcttgctatgtaaccatggcaacatgtTTTATTTCAACTTGTTGATTAGCGTGAAGCATCCGTGCTTGTTGATTAGTGtaacgtagtgtgtgtgatgatcggCACATGGCTAGCATGATTACTGATCTGTACAGGTTAcctgtgttcaggtgagagcgACTTTCCTCTTTCACTTAGCTTTaggcttttttttccctttggtTCCTTTCTACTCCCTTTAAAGTAAGTGTTATATTGGATATagatcaggaaaaaaataatctaccatcaggtctgaaagtcagGCTGCACCACCAAGGACTGTCTATTCACTTCTGTAATAAACTCTAGTGCTGTACAGTAAACAATCCTCACACACCTTTTCTTCAGTGTCATTAACGAGTGTTAGCCTGTTAGAATAGTCTGTAAGCATTAGCCTCTTAGCAAAGGACTCACTTAGATTTAAAAATCACTCTTTAAGTCTAACTGAATCATTTCCAGAATGAATGTCAAATGAGTCCTGGAGTGATTCAGTTAGATTCAAACTGATTTGTTTCAGTGATTCACTGTAAATGACTCCCTAAGTGATTCATCTCTGTGTCTGTGACTCTTTTAGTGATAAACTTGGTGTGGTAAACAACTCCTTAAAAGATTCAAACACTCAATAATGACGCTTTAAACGatccacacacatttataaatgcatttatGGACCAGAGATGTGGAGCAggaattattataataataataataatccagttCATGGTGGTGAATCAGACTTTATGGCCGTGACCAGGTGAAggaatcattcatttattagatttttatgtGTAAACTCACTGAGGAcagtcacactgtgtgtgtgtgtgtgtgtgtgtgtgtgtgagatccaGAATCAGACTTTCATGTAATGtagcaaaataaacaacacaaaaacagattCTGAGACATtgctctgtgcgtgtgtgtgtaagcgtgtgtgtaaGTGGACTTATAAGACACTCCACTCActctttactttttcttttacttttctgCTATTTCTGTCTAATTTGGATATTCTCCTACAGATATTTTTATCCCCCCTCTctatccccctctctccctctttctataATAACTGTTAGAATTCCTGAAGGATTTTGTATTGTTGTCCTCACTTACCTTTTTGTGGTGTGAGCTCTTTATTAGATTAAAggttaattacacacacacacacacaggattgtGTATAGTAGCAGCGCAGTGTGATTAGTCCTCGTGTATAAACTGCGTGTCATTTGCACTATGTAAATATGGCAGACTGACCgtgatggtggtgttaatgTGAAACGGTGATATGAAGGATTTCTGTCGTGCTGCTTGTATTTCTGTGGGAGCTTctctacaatacacacacacacacacacacacactctcttttaaTGTGCTCTTTATGACATTTGACCAATTAACACCATTAAACTCTTGTAATGAAAACCAGCTGCTGTGGAGCCTCCACTCCTttatcacacaacacacactttattgGTCTCTCATTGTGGGCGTGTCTCATTAATGACGTCAAGGTTACATGACTACGAAATGATGCATCAGGTCACCCTGTAGACTCTTCACACTCATCTctttaatgtaatataaaaaaaaaaaatcagattctCCATCACAAATGTACTCACACAAGCAAAAGGAACAAAATGCAATAATCTCAAACAGTTTAGATGTTTTATTGGCAGAccaccagggggcgctgtgtGCTAAAAAAGATAACTAAAAACTCTGAATACAGACAGCAGTAAGTGgatgagtcagtggtgttagcCACCAGGGGGCGGTGCAGCAGCACACATTAAATCCACCCACCGGAGCTCTGTCCACTCCCTCACACCTCTTCAGCTAATGGACTTTAATAAGTAAAGAGCATGAAGTAAAACTGGagactaaaaaagaaaatggtttAATCAGTGGAAAAAGTATGGAGTGATTAAAAAATAGATTTGTAAGTTTACAaacaagaaagagaagaaagaaggacTAAAGAAAGAATAGCTGATGTaaggaagaataaaaaacaaagaaatgagaAGAGATCATTAGGACGCACACAATAAAGACCAGAAAAGATCACAAATGAGAACTGTCTGAGTGGGAGGGGCTTACTGTCTCTCCTGTCAAAGTGACACCTCTGTGAGCAGGTGGATGAGGAAGAGTGTTGGCCTTCACCCTCCTCAGGTTGGTCAGTGTCtcagagagactgtgtgtgtgtgtgttttctgataTTCTGAGTTGGTCAGATCATCAGCTGTCAGTTTGATCTCCATGTTCACCCTCGCACTGAGAGCTGATTCTCCAGTCTGTATCCATGTCTGTGAAACGTTTCGCAACTGACAGCGAACCACTAACCCAACCATGATGATCAGCTCCAGCTTCAGCAGTGTAAAGAAGTGAATCTGACCACTGCCAGAAGAATTCAGCATGGTGGTGGCTCAGATTGGACTGGATGATGATGTGCAGCTCAGTTCTGAACATGGACTTTAATGctggactggactggacagGTTACAGAATATACTGAAAGCATTAATACAGCATTTAGACCACTGATCTTCTGCATCATGTCATTGGTGGCTTCAGCAGAAGAAGCTCAGATGCATGTTGACCATGTAGCTTCTCTGATGACACACTCCGGGCAGTGTCACACCTCAGTCAGGATGCAGCGTGACTCCTCATCATACCTTCATACCAGGTTATTAACTAAACCTACAGCCAAAAAAAAGTCCTGGAGATGATTGCACAGATCTCAGAAACAACAAACTTACACCATTGGCTTCATGCCACCTTCAAGTCACACTGGAACTCGGAGTCcaaaccctgctccagcatgatgcagtccctgtgcacaaagcagctccatgaagacatgtgGTTGAAgtagaagaactcgagtgtcctgcacagagccctgagtTCATTATCATTGGCTGGATCTGTGCAGGTTCCTCTGTGCAGCTCCTGGTGATACAAGGACTTCTGACCTCAACATGAGTGGTGCATCAATCTGCTGGAATGAGAGTCAGTACAGAGACCTCACTTCTCTTTACTGATTCCAGGAAGACCTCCACAATCTGGTTCATGACCACTCTGAGACAGGAGACCAGAGTCTACAcccaggagagagagggagagagagggagcgagagatgGTCTGCTACTCctcactctcaggtcatgattTCAGTGTACTAATGAATATGTATCCATTTCctcattatttgtgtgtgtgtgtgtgagtgtgagtgtgtgtgtgtgtgtgtgtgtgagtgagtgagtgatgagatCATCTGTTATTTATCttggatagtgtgtgttgggtgaGTCCAGTGTGACTCATTCTGTGTTTGAATGATGAGAGTTATAacatttcgtgtgtgtgtgtgtgtgtgtgtgttatgtttgaGGAAGGAGACTGTAGTATTGTTTCCTGAGAAACAGAGTGGACACAGTGGAGAGATGCACTTTATATACTGTGAAATATGTAGAgctagtgtgtagggtatagggttggggttaggtgttagggtttatgATTTAAGGTTTAGGAGTTTGTGGTTATGGTTTAAGGGTTTTTAACCCTAACCCCGCCCCTAACCCAtaaactctaaccctaactccttgGGAAAGTCTCTACACTGCTGGATCTGAGCAGGTTCTCAATGCTGTTCCTCACTCAGACTGGATGTGGAGCTTCTGTAAACTGCCATCTGCAGCTCTCTCCACAGATGTTCTGTGGGGTCAACATCTGGTCTCTGACTGGACTTCTCTGGGAAATTCTGAGGAATTGTACTGAGGCCACTGCAGTGTTGTCTGGGctggttttttttggtttgttgttgTGCTGAAAGGTGAACATTCATCAAGTCATGGACACTTTAGAACAAGGTTGAAGGATTTCTCTGTATTTCGTTGGATTTATTCATCCTGATACTGACCAGTCTCCCAGTCCCTGCTGCCCACTGCAGGATGCTTCCACCACCAGGCTTCACTCTATTAGGCAGTCAATGAGAAGAACCTGCTTTCTTTCTCCAGCTCTAGTGTTTGGATGAAGCCCAAAATATTCACCAAACAGTGTCTGCTGTTTACTCAGGAGTGGCTTTTTCTCAGCTCTCTCACATAGAGCTCTGTTAGAATGGACATTTGGTTTGTGGTCACCTCCCTGACCAAGGCCTTTTTAGCACAGATACAGGGTTTCAGCTCTAGGAAGTCTCTGAGTTATGATGGAGCTCCTGGGAACAGTCAAAGCTTCAGATATGATGTTATCCTCTTGCCCACACCTATGTCTCTTTGCTGACGTCTATGGAGAGTTCCCTGGACTTCACGGCCTGGTGTGGTCAGACATAAAGTAGATGTTCTACACACTGGTGGGTGTAGTGTATGGTCGTTCATCATGTTCATGCAGGTGAATTTTCCACAGGTGGAATCCAGACAAGTGCTACAAACATCTCCAGATTATCAAAGCAAATAGGACACACCTGAGCTCCAGAGTTAGGGTTCAGGGTTTAGGGTTAGTGCTCATGCTGTGTGGCAGTGATGGAGTggacagtgtgttagtgttagtcaGAGTGTTTGAAGTGAGCAGACGTGTGGGCGAGTGAAGTTCGGGAAACAGAGAGGAAACACAGTGTTCCTgtgccagaacacacacacacacacacacacagactgactgactaGATGGTCATGTGACACACCTGTGCTGATGTCATCCTTTAATAATCGAAGCATCTCATCTAAAAACTGAGCCACAAGTGTTcttcatcacacatacacatacacatgctgtgtgtgtgtgtgtgtgtgaaactggaACAGATTGTTTTCCAGGCCGTAGATGGTCAAAAATGCGAAGGGACACACACTCCATCCTAAACATGAAATCCTTTGGTGGGAGATCTGAAGCATTGTCTCATGcagaagcagaaacacacacacacacacacacactgtctcagcTTGCAggaatgtcacacacacacttctgtaacAAAATCCTACAACATTCCGAATTCCAACAagtttaaatgaaatgtgttttCATTTGAGACGTGCAGCATAATGGAGTATAAACCTCTAACCTCACCGACACAGGGTCACAGAGACAAAGGGACACAGAGACTCAGTGACAAAAGGGACAAAAGGGACACAGAGACTCAGGGACAAAAGGGACACAGGGACACAAGGACAAAAGGGACACAGAGACTCAGTGACAAaagggacacagagacacagggacacaaggacaaaatggacacagagactcagtgacacaaggacaaaagggacacagagactcagggacacaaggacaaaagggacacagagactcagtgacacaaggacaaaagggacacagagactcagtgacacaaggacaaaagggacacagagactcagtgacaaaagggacacagagacacagggacACAAGGACAAAATGGACACAGAGACTCAGTGACACAAGGACAAAAGGGACACAGAGACTCAGGGACACAAGGACAAAAGGGACACAGACTCAGGGACAAAAGGGACACAGAGACTCAGTGACAAaagggacacagagacacaaggACAAAATGGACACAGAGACTCAGTGACACAAGGACAAAATGGACACAGAGACTCAGTGACACAAGGACAAAAGGGACACATAGACTCAGTGACACAAGGACAAAAGGGACACAGAGACTCAGTGACACAAGGACAAaagggacacagagacacagggacacaaggacaaaagggacacagagacacagggacACAAGGACAAAATGGACACAGAGACTCAGGGACACAAGGACAAAATGGACACAGAGACTCAGTGACACAAGGACAAAAGGGACACAGAGACTCAGTGACACAAGGACAAAAGGGACACATAGACTCAGTGACACAAGGACAAAAGGGACACAGAGACTCAGTGACACAAGGACAAAAGGGACACAGAGACTCAGTGACACAAGGACAAaagggacacagagacacagtgacACAAGGACAAAAGGGACACAGAGACTCAGTGACACAAGGACAAAAGGGACACATAGACTCAGGGACAAAAGGGACACAGAGACTCAGTGACAAaagggacacagagacacaaggACAAAAGGGACACAGAGACTCAGTGACACAAGGACAAAAGGGACACAGAGACTCAGGGACAAAAGGGACACAGAGACTCAGTGACACAAGGACAAAAGGGACACAGAGACTCAGTGACACAAGGACAAAAGGGACACAGAGACTCAGTGACACAAGGACAAAAGGGACACAGAGACTCAGGGACAAAAGGGACACATAGACTCAGGGACACAAGGACAAAAGGGACACATAGACTCAGGGACAAAAGGGACACAGAGACTCAGTGACAAaagggacacagagacacaaggacaaaatggacacagagactcagtgacacaaggacaaaagggacacagagacacagggacACAAGGACAAAATGGACACAGAGACTCAGGGACACAAGGACAAAATGGACACAGAGACTCAGTGACACAAGGACAAAAGGGACACAGAGACTCAGTGACACAAGGACAAAAGGGACACAGAGACTCAGTGACAAAatggacacagagacacagggacACAAGGACAAAATGGACACAGAGACTCAGTGACACAAGGACAAAAGGGACACAGAGACTCAGGGACACAAGGACAAAAGGGACACAGAGACCCAGTGACACAAGGACAAAAGGGACACATAGACTCAGGGACAAAAGGGACACAGAGACTCAGTGACAAaagggacacagagacacaaggACAAAAGGGACACAGTGACACAAGGACAAAAGGGACACAGAGACTCAGTGACACAAGGACAAAAGGGACACATAGACTCAGGGACAAAAGGGACACAGAGACTCAGTGACAAaagggacacagagacacaaggACAAAAGGGACACAGAGACTCAGTGACACAAGGACAAAAGGGACACAGAGACTCAGGGACAAAAGGGACACAGAGACTCAGTGACACAAGGACAAAAGGGACACAGAGACTCAGTGACACAAGGACAAAAGGGACACAGAGACTCAGTGACAAAAGGGACACAGAGACTCAGTGACATAGGGACAAGCTATCATAAGAACACAGGGATGCAGGAAAATACTATCACAGGGACACAAGAACACCGGGACAGAGGAACTCAGTGACAGAGGGACACGGAAACACAGGGATGCAGGAACACACTATCACAGGGACACAGGAATAGAgggacacactgacacagggaCACACTATCACAGGGATGCAGGAACACAGGAACACAAGGACACAGGAACATAGCAACACACTATCAGGAACACAGGGATCTTCTGCTACATTACTGATGAAAATGAGGTTTAAGATTTTCTCAATTCTGTTTAAATTCTGTACAATGTCAGATGTCTGTACATGGATCTGATGCTTAAGAACTTTCATAGTGTAATTAATTTATGTGAATtgatgcttttgtgtgtgtgtgtgtattattagtaATGAATATTAAGACCATCTGCACAGCTGAAtaatttttatgtgtgtgtgtatgtatgtgtgtgtagtcataAGCAAAGTTTTGAAATTATTCATGGTGTGATTAACAGCGTTCATCTGTTGTTTTCTTAAATGTGGTGCCATCCTGTGAAGATGACATTGATTTACTTCTTGGGTCGGGAatacacactctactccatcatttgtgaatgtgtgagtgtgttttcaACGGGAAATGaagtaacacactcacacacaaacacacacacacacacacacacatatatatatatatatatatatatatatatatatatatatatatatatatatatgtatgtatatatagggCTGctcaccctacacacacacacacacacagaagtgtaACAGTATCTTGGTGAGTTTT
The sequence above is drawn from the Hemibagrus wyckioides isolate EC202008001 linkage group LG04, SWU_Hwy_1.0, whole genome shotgun sequence genome and encodes:
- the LOC131351577 gene encoding S-antigen protein-like — encoded protein: MEYKPLTSPTQGHRDKGTQRLSDKRDKRDTETQGQKGHRDTRTKGTQRLKTQGHKDKRDTDSGTKGTQRLSDKRDTETQGQNGHRDSVTQGQNGHRDSVTQGQKGHIDSGHRDTGTQGQNGHRDSGTQGQNGHRDSVTQGQKGHRDSVTQGQKGHIDSVTQGQKGHRDSVTQGQKGHRDSVTQGQKGHRDTVTQGQKGHRDSVTQGQKGHIDSGTKGTQRLSDKRDTETQGQKGHRDSVTQGQKGHRDSGTKGTQRLSDTRTKGTQRLSDTRTKGTQRLSDTRTKGTQRLRDKRDT